From Corallococcus soli, a single genomic window includes:
- a CDS encoding URC4/urg3 family protein, with product MLDAIRVQEVSPTVAWLRSPAAIRERCHQVLDLGLAGRLEYFRVEPSRLPTVVDRVLAVTHEAYPRLDIPVHSRWRHFDAGGVPRLAQLQAKLAPLPPEERARAKVDLGVVSVLLDAGSGPAWRYQEPGGATYVRSEGLAVASLRMFMAGGFSSDPDRPLRADAEALGRMTRESLERGFQVSASNPLLGVEGRLHLMKELSRVLPRPGSLFDMLAAHRRSVRAAEVLGTVLDVLGPIWPGRTTVDGVNLGDVWAHPALGPTDSADSLVPFHKLSQWLAYSLVEPLAEAGVVVTELDALTGLPEYRNGGLFVDLGVLVPQDPRLLTEVYDPGDAPIVEWRALTVALLDRVAALVRGRLELSAEELPLAKVLQGGTWTAGRRVAGELRAGGVPPIRVRSDGTVF from the coding sequence ATGCTTGACGCGATCCGGGTGCAGGAGGTGTCCCCCACGGTGGCGTGGCTGCGCAGCCCGGCGGCCATCCGCGAGCGGTGTCACCAGGTGCTGGACCTGGGGCTGGCCGGGAGGCTGGAGTACTTCCGGGTGGAGCCCTCGCGGCTGCCGACGGTGGTGGACCGGGTGCTGGCGGTGACGCATGAGGCGTACCCCCGGCTGGACATCCCGGTGCACAGCCGCTGGCGGCACTTCGACGCGGGCGGGGTGCCCCGGCTCGCGCAGCTGCAGGCGAAGCTGGCGCCGCTGCCGCCGGAGGAGCGCGCCCGGGCGAAGGTGGACCTGGGGGTGGTGAGCGTGCTGCTCGACGCGGGCAGTGGCCCCGCGTGGCGCTACCAGGAGCCCGGGGGCGCGACGTACGTGCGCTCGGAGGGGCTGGCGGTGGCGTCGCTCCGGATGTTCATGGCGGGGGGCTTCTCCTCGGATCCGGACCGGCCGCTGCGCGCGGACGCGGAGGCGCTGGGGCGCATGACGCGCGAGTCGCTGGAGCGCGGCTTCCAGGTGTCCGCGTCCAATCCGTTGCTCGGGGTGGAGGGCCGGCTGCATTTGATGAAGGAGCTGTCGCGCGTGCTGCCCCGGCCCGGGTCGCTGTTCGACATGCTGGCGGCGCACCGCCGGAGCGTGCGGGCCGCGGAGGTGCTGGGCACGGTGCTGGACGTGCTGGGTCCCATCTGGCCGGGCCGCACGACGGTGGACGGCGTCAACCTGGGCGACGTGTGGGCGCACCCGGCGCTGGGGCCCACCGACAGCGCGGACTCGCTGGTGCCCTTCCACAAGTTGTCCCAATGGCTGGCATACTCGCTGGTGGAGCCGCTGGCGGAGGCCGGCGTGGTGGTGACGGAGCTGGACGCGCTCACCGGCCTGCCGGAGTACCGCAACGGCGGGCTCTTCGTGGACCTGGGCGTGCTGGTGCCGCAGGACCCCAGGCTGTTGACGGAGGTGTATGACCCTGGCGACGCGCCCATCGTGGAGTGGCGCGCGCTGACGGTGGCGCTGCTGGACCGGGTGGCGGCGCTGGTGCGCGGCCGGCTGGAGTTGAGCGCGGAGGAGCTGCCCCTGGCGAAGGTGCTCCAGGGCGGGACGTGGACGGCGGGCCGCCGCGTGGCGGGGGAGCTGCGCGCCGGGGGCGTGCCGCCCATCCGCGTGCGCAGCGACGGCACGGTGTTCTGA
- a CDS encoding GTP cyclohydrolase II, protein MADKKPVNHIRLTSHPDLQVPGVPLRWGEPEPLRRGPVVATMSDAGNRNVIGTHSGAYAIYRALAVSAGKLPQDHKADLTNTSPAAQVGPYPSWSDSKRIVSLDPWGAVASQVFRAYAEQGVDYRPTIAVTRAHINMPEVRDAMLAGRLKVDGDLVAANGDIKVVKAAVEPVWYLPGIAERFGLTEGALRRGLFEHTGGMYPELITRPDLHVFLPPIGGLSLYVFGDIAKLADRDVPLAARVHDECNGSDVFGSDICTCRPYLVHGIEECVRMAQQGGVGLIVYHRKEGRALGEVTKFLVYNARKRQEGGDSAATYFHRTECVAGVQDMRFQELMPDVLHWLGITRIHRFVSMSDMKHDAIVRSGIEIQERVPIPDGLIPADARVEMEAKKAAGYFTRGPVADAGALAQVKGRDLDA, encoded by the coding sequence ATGGCTGACAAGAAGCCCGTCAATCACATCCGTCTCACGTCGCACCCGGACCTCCAGGTGCCAGGGGTGCCCCTGCGCTGGGGTGAACCGGAGCCCCTGCGTCGCGGCCCCGTGGTGGCCACCATGTCCGACGCCGGGAACCGCAACGTCATCGGCACGCACTCGGGCGCGTATGCCATCTACCGCGCGCTGGCGGTGTCCGCGGGCAAGCTGCCGCAGGACCACAAGGCGGACCTGACCAACACGTCCCCCGCGGCGCAGGTGGGGCCGTACCCGTCGTGGAGCGACTCCAAGCGCATCGTGTCGCTGGACCCCTGGGGCGCGGTGGCGTCGCAGGTGTTCCGCGCGTACGCCGAGCAGGGCGTGGACTACCGGCCCACCATCGCCGTCACCCGGGCCCACATCAACATGCCGGAGGTGCGCGACGCGATGCTGGCCGGGCGCCTCAAGGTGGACGGCGACCTGGTCGCGGCCAACGGCGACATCAAGGTCGTGAAGGCCGCCGTGGAGCCCGTCTGGTACCTGCCGGGCATCGCGGAGCGCTTCGGCCTCACGGAGGGCGCGCTGCGCCGGGGCCTCTTCGAGCACACCGGCGGCATGTACCCGGAGCTCATCACCCGCCCGGACCTGCACGTCTTCCTGCCGCCCATCGGGGGGCTGTCGCTGTATGTGTTTGGCGACATCGCGAAGCTGGCGGACCGGGACGTCCCGCTGGCGGCGCGCGTGCACGACGAGTGCAACGGCTCCGACGTGTTCGGCAGCGACATCTGCACCTGCCGCCCGTACCTGGTGCATGGGATTGAGGAGTGCGTGCGGATGGCGCAGCAGGGCGGGGTGGGGCTCATCGTGTATCATCGCAAGGAGGGCCGGGCGCTGGGGGAGGTCACCAAGTTCCTGGTCTACAACGCGCGCAAGCGGCAGGAGGGCGGCGACTCCGCGGCCACGTACTTCCACCGCACCGAGTGCGTGGCGGGCGTGCAGGACATGCGCTTCCAGGAGCTGATGCCGGACGTGCTGCACTGGCTGGGCATCACGCGCATCCACCGCTTCGTGTCCATGAGCGACATGAAGCACGACGCCATCGTGCGCTCGGGGATTGAAATCCAGGAGCGGGTGCCCATCCCGGACGGGCTGATTCCAGCGGATGCGCGGGTGGAGATGGAGGCGAAGAAGGCGGCGGGCTACTTCACGCGCGGGCCGGTGGCGGACGCGGGGGCGCTGGCGCAGGTGAAGGGACGGGACCTCGATGCTTGA